From Phragmites australis chromosome 5, lpPhrAust1.1, whole genome shotgun sequence, a single genomic window includes:
- the LOC133919703 gene encoding protein kinase G11A-like has product MASKAMPQTLPEIPSVPDLKHCSKSASPLETPPTNNPCASAQTYLPETTKLRKSSHKLELKEQKPDQHQKESVDAASIDFPVESCEKMVVEHGSMNGSSTSFQTCEGSIQAKVSASARFTDRPEIGDRGNSGRCRLSTSSDISDESSCSSMSSSTKPHKANDSRWEVIQMVKTRDGILGLSHFRLLKRLGCGDIGSVYLSELSETKSHFAMKVMDKASLASRKKLLRAQTEKEILQCLDHPFLPTLYTHFETDKFSCLVMEFCPGGDLHTLRQRQPGKHFPEQAVKFYVAEVLLALEYLHMLGIIYRDLKPENVLVREDGHIMLSDFDLSLRCAVSPTLIKSSNPDAEALRKNSQGYCIQSTCVEPSCMIQPSCAAPTTCFGPRFFSSKSKKDRKPKPEVAIQINPWPELMAEPSDVRSMSFVGTHEYLAPEIIKGEGHGSAVDWWTYGIFLYELLFGKTPFKGSGNRATLFNVIGQPLRFPEFPVVSFSARDLIRGLLVKEPQQRLAYKRGATEIKQHPFFEGVNWALIRCASPPQVPKPVEIERASKVPPSTLGAADPSTGAPQKGSDDYLEFDFF; this is encoded by the exons ATGGCTTCGAAGGCAATGCCTCAAACCCTCCCAGAAATCCCAAGCGTCCCAGACCTGAAGCACTGTTCTAAGAGTGCTTCCCCTTTGGAGACGCCCCCGACAAACAATCCCTGTGCTTCAGCACAAACATATTTACCAGAAACAACCAAGCTGAGGAAATCGAGTCATAAACTGGAGTTGAAGGAGCAGAAACCAGACCAACACCAGAAGGAATCTGTTGATGCTGCGTCGATCGATTTTCCTGTAGAATCCTGTGAGAAAATGGTTGTGGAGCACGGGAGTATGAATGGAAGTTCCACTTCATTTCAGACATGTGAAGGAAGTATTCAAGCAAAGGTGAGTGCAAGTGCTAGGTTCACGGATCGACCCGAGATCGGTGACAGAGGCAATAGTGGCAGATGCAGGCTTAGCACAAGCAGCGATATCAGCGACGAGAGCTCATGTAGCAGCATGAGCAGCAGCACAAAGCCTCACAAGGCAAATGATTCACGATGGGAGGTGATTCAGATGGTCAAGACTAGAGATGGGATCCTTGGGTTGAGTCATTTCAGGTTGTTGAAGAGGCTAGGCTGCGGCGATATTGGCAGTGTCTATCTCTCTGAATTAAGCGAGACAAAGAGCCATTTCGCGATGAAGGTTATGGATAAGGCGTCACTAGCAAGCCGTAAGAAGTTGCTTCGAGCTCAAACAGAGAAGGAGATTCTGCAATGCCTGGATCACCCCTTCCTTCCTACACTTTACACTCACTTTGAGACTGATAAGTTCTCCTGTCTGGTTATGGAGTTCTGTCCAGGGGGGGATCTGCACACTCTTCGACAGAGGCAGCCTGGCAAACATTTTCCAGAGCAAGCTGTCAA ATTCTACGTAGCAGAAGTCCTCCTCGCATTAGAATACTTGCACATGCTCGGGATCATATACCGTGATCTCAAACCTGAAAATGTCCTTGTTCGGGAGGATGGCCACATCATGCTATCCGATTTCGACCTCTCCCTTCGTTGTGCAGTCAGTCCCACACTGATCAAGTCCTCAAACCCTGACGCAGAAGCACTCAGGAAGAACAGCCAAGGCTACTGCATCCAGTCAACTTGTGTCGAGCCGTCCTGCATGATTCAGCCATCATGTGCAGCCCCGACCACCTGCTTCGGCCcacgcttcttctcctccaagTCCAAGAAAGATCGTAAACCGAAGCCTGAAGTTGCCATCCAGATCAACCCCTGGCCTGAGCTCATGGCAGAGCCCAGTGATGTGCGATCGATGTCATTTGTCGGAACACACGAGTACTTGGCCCCTGAGATCATCAAAGGTGAGGGCCATGGCAGTGCTGTCGACTGGTGGACTTATGGGATATTCTTGTATGAGCTGCTGTTTGGGAAGACACCTTTCAAGGGATCTGGCAACCGGGCTACACTGTTCAATGTCATCGGCCAGCCATTGCGCTTCCCAGAGTTCCCGGTTGTGAGCTTCTCAGCACGAGATTTGATAAGGGGTCTACTTGTGAAGGAGCCCCAGCAACGGTTAGCTTACAAGCGTGGTGCCACGGAGATTAAGCAGCATCCGTTCTTCGAAGGCGTGAATTGGGCACTGATCCGGTGTGCAAGCCCACCACAAGTACCAAAGCCTGTCGAGATCGAGAGGGCATCGAAGGTGCCTCCATCAACATTAGGAGCCGCTGATCCTTCCACTGGTGCACCCCAGAAAGGTTCTGATGATTACTTAGAGTTTGATTTCTTCTAG